The following are from one region of the Candidatus Eisenbacteria bacterium genome:
- a CDS encoding tetratricopeptide repeat protein, producing the protein MTRTTTRLAAVGIALGLAGCATQADLIAQERRLQSQISDQRKQIQAIQRELERVRGDLDVPVQRPPQEHVMTDEERKQLEAAKHPPDQEPPPDAGTPPPDKTASVPPPPPVPPPAPSEDVWARDVSRDQAAMAASNAPERADLAPIMDNVAKKDCGKAVGQLNSFAAQKKESPLASSALYWAARCYALKGDRNQAISKFYDVVTKYPRGSKAPAALWEQGNLFIEIGDTPDARLALGKLIKDYPNSEEAGRARKRLTELDR; encoded by the coding sequence CGCCCTCGGGCTCGCGGGGTGCGCGACCCAGGCCGACCTGATCGCGCAGGAGCGGCGGCTGCAGTCGCAGATCTCGGATCAACGCAAGCAGATCCAGGCGATCCAGCGCGAGCTCGAGCGGGTGCGCGGGGACCTCGACGTGCCCGTGCAGCGCCCGCCGCAAGAGCACGTGATGACCGACGAGGAGCGCAAGCAGCTCGAAGCCGCCAAGCATCCGCCGGACCAGGAGCCGCCTCCCGACGCGGGCACGCCGCCGCCCGACAAGACGGCATCCGTGCCACCGCCACCCCCGGTGCCGCCTCCGGCGCCCTCCGAGGACGTGTGGGCGCGCGACGTCAGCCGCGATCAGGCGGCGATGGCCGCCAGCAACGCCCCCGAGCGCGCGGACCTGGCGCCCATCATGGACAACGTCGCGAAGAAGGACTGCGGCAAGGCGGTGGGACAGCTCAACAGCTTCGCGGCGCAGAAGAAGGAATCGCCGCTCGCGTCGAGCGCGCTCTACTGGGCGGCACGTTGCTACGCGCTGAAGGGCGATCGGAACCAGGCGATCTCCAAATTCTACGACGTCGTCACCAAGTACCCGCGCGGCAGCAAGGCGCCGGCGGCGCTCTGGGAGCAGGGGAACCTCTTCATCGAGATCGGCGACACGCCGGATGCGCGGCTGGCGCTGGGCAAGCTCATCAAGGACTACCCGAACTCGGAAGAGGCCGGGCGCGCGCGGAAGCGTCTGACCGAGCTCGATCGCTAG
- a CDS encoding bifunctional riboflavin kinase/FAD synthetase — translation MRVIRHLARVGSRLPRVVLTLGNFDGVHRGHQAILARAVAEARSRGGQTVALTFHPHPVMVLAAQRAPGMIQSLHDRLATLRRLGVDVAVVQRFTREFASHDPDAFITRDILPSLDLAHVVVGYNVNFGRNRAGTAETLRALGASHGFSVEAVGPVAEGDAAVSSSGVRRAVAAGDVATARLLLGRPYGLRGRVVTGEQRGRTLGFPTANLHVGRRLVLPADGVYAVYARAGGAPMPAVLNVGVRPTFGELRRTIEAHVLDWQGDLYGRWLELAFVAHLRGERRFSGPDELRRAIADDVVRARAALAASP, via the coding sequence ATGCGGGTCATCCGCCACCTCGCGCGGGTCGGGTCGAGGCTGCCGCGGGTCGTCCTCACGCTCGGCAACTTCGACGGTGTGCACCGCGGACACCAGGCCATCCTCGCTCGTGCGGTTGCCGAGGCACGTTCCCGCGGCGGGCAGACCGTCGCGCTGACGTTCCATCCCCACCCGGTGATGGTCCTGGCTGCGCAGCGAGCGCCCGGCATGATCCAGTCGCTCCACGACCGGCTCGCGACCCTGCGGCGCCTCGGTGTCGACGTGGCGGTCGTGCAGCGCTTCACGCGCGAGTTCGCGTCCCACGATCCGGACGCGTTCATCACGCGCGACATCCTGCCGTCGCTCGACCTCGCGCACGTCGTCGTCGGCTACAACGTGAACTTCGGCCGCAACCGCGCGGGCACGGCCGAGACTCTGCGCGCGCTCGGCGCGAGCCACGGTTTCAGCGTCGAGGCGGTGGGGCCGGTCGCCGAGGGCGACGCCGCGGTCAGCAGCTCCGGCGTCCGGCGGGCGGTCGCGGCCGGCGACGTCGCGACCGCCCGCCTGCTGCTCGGGCGACCGTACGGACTGCGGGGCCGCGTCGTGACGGGCGAGCAGCGCGGGCGGACGCTCGGGTTTCCGACCGCGAACCTCCACGTCGGCCGGCGTCTCGTCCTGCCCGCCGACGGCGTCTACGCCGTCTACGCGCGCGCGGGCGGGGCGCCGATGCCCGCGGTGCTCAACGTCGGCGTCCGGCCGACGTTCGGCGAGCTGCGGCGGACGATCGAAGCCCACGTGCTCGATTGGCAGGGCGATCTCTACGGGCGCTGGCTGGAGCTGGCATTCGTGGCGCACCTGCGTGGCGAGCGGCGCTTCTCGGGCCCCGACGAGCTCCGGCGCGCGATCGCCGACGACGTCGTGCGAGCCCGCGCCGCGCTCGCCGCCTCGCCGTGA